The Erigeron canadensis isolate Cc75 chromosome 1, C_canadensis_v1, whole genome shotgun sequence genome segment ttcagactCCCAAATCTGTTAGACTGCTGTTTAAAGATCCATGTACTCGTCTAGCAACCGAAGTATCAAAAGCCTTGATGGAACTAGCAGAAAGCATACGCAGCCATCGCCAATGTTCCCCAGAAGTACTCTCTGATCGTCTCCACCAAGCTCTACAAGACCTTGACACTGCCTTAAAATCCCAACCACGACTTTTCCTTGGGCCAAACGGCCCTAACAACACAGCCAGCATGTTAGCCCTAGCGGCAGAAACAGCCAGATCAAAGCCTGAAAAGCATTTATCAAGTGTGAAAACAGAGTTTTCAGCATTATCTGAGTGGAGATCAAAACGGGTTTCTAAACAATCAGTTGAGGCCGAGGGGAAGTTTTTGAGGCCTACATTAAGCAAGATTGCAATTACGAGCCTGGAATTCTCTGAGGCGCTGCCATTTGCAGCGTTTGCAGCGTTGCTGGTGGAGATGGTTGCCAAGCTTGATCTTGTGATTGAGGAAGTTGAAGAGTTGGGGAGGGTTGCTTGCTTTAAAGAGTTTGAAATTGGAGATGATGTGGTTTTAAATGTTGCTGATGATAAATCTAAAATGGAGATTAATTTGCCATCTAATACTGCAGAGTAATTTGATCAGTATATATTATCTTTTACAGGAACAAAAGTTAAGAGTGATTAATTCTTATGATGTTGTAAACTATTTGATTGATAGTCATTAAGCTTAGtaatttcattacatacaatttgGTTATGGTATGTGCATATAAGCATATTTTTCTTCTGCTGAGAACTGTATACCCCAAAATACTCAACTTGCATTTTATTAGAATCAAGGGTAATTATTCAAACATACAACAAAACAAGCATTAATATTCCAATACAAGATCAAAATACGACATTTTCTCgcaacatacatatatatatatatatatatatatattatcattagtGGTTTGCAACCTTTGGTGGTGGAAACACATAATCAGCTACCAGTTCACTCTCTATCGAATCCTTTGCTTTCTCTTTGACCAAATCTGCAGCTGAATTCGAAGCCTCCAAGTCAGCAGGTCCAGGGAAAACAGTAATTATACCGATTGAGTATCCCTTTGTCCTTATATGCTGAGATAAATTCTCACCAAAACTTATCTGTTGTTGATTCATTCCCTTTGACTGATTTTTAATACCTTCCATGATCACTTCCATTACTAACTTGTTTTTCTCATTTTCTACCAAACCGTCCTTCAACTTCAGTAACGTAACTCTTACTGCAGATCCTGGCTTTGGTGATTCATTAAGACCGTTAGATATCCAGTCAAAAAGCACACCATCATCAACTATTGGTTCTACATTCTCAGTGAGAACCCTCATGTGTGCAGGATGAGCACAGTAGACCTGATAATCATCCATTGATCTGAAACGGCAGTAGATCATGTGACTGAAGGTGAGGGAAGACGATGTAGGTCGGTGGAGTTCTCCAACACCGACATGGAGAACAACGTCAATTGAACCCAACCCTTTGACTGCATTGATCATTTCTGTGACTTTGGTAAGGTAACATCAGGTTTTACATATAGGAGGACTACATGTTCGAGTATTTGGGGTTGTGCAGACATTTTTTTGATTCAGGTCTCTTAGTTGTGATTTAGGAGGACTGCTATGTTGGTATTTAACATTGTCACTTTACATGAGTTAATTTACTTCGTTGTTATGCATTGACTGTCTAGAAGGATACTCAACAGTCAAAACAAGTAACCTTTGTGCAGCTAGAAAGAACATATAGATCAGCAATAAATAGCACAAGTATTTATACTTTTGAGTCTGTTATGGGTACCTCTCAGGATCATAACTATATGACATTAGTTACATACTCGCATTTGTTCTAAACCGGCTtatacacatgtatatatatacgtatccGACTTACAAAAATATTACATGTGCGCTTACAACAAGTGTTCATTGCAACCGAAGTTTATAGCCTGATGCGTATCTTTAAATGTACACTATTTTGGAAACAGTAGTGCAGAGCAAACGGCTTCCTTAAATGAAGCttattatacatacataga includes the following:
- the LOC122593491 gene encoding stress-response A/B barrel domain-containing protein UP3-like — encoded protein: MINAVKGLGSIDVVLHVGVGELHRPTSSSLTFSHMIYCRFRSMDDYQVYCAHPAHMRVLTENVEPIVDDGVLFDWISNGLNESPKPGSAVRVTLLKLKDGLVENEKNKLVMEVIMEGIKNQSKGMNQQQISFGENLSQHIRTKGYSIGIITVFPGPADLEASNSAADLVKEKAKDSIESELVADYVFPPPKVANH